In one window of Gossypium hirsutum isolate 1008001.06 chromosome A01, Gossypium_hirsutum_v2.1, whole genome shotgun sequence DNA:
- the LOC107916890 gene encoding uncharacterized protein At3g27210, giving the protein MGNCVTVYKNKDPADIDLSARIQSPIKENNVRREPSIVGYDSRLQPSSMEQETSLQEMGNTEESFFDSQPSLESDFEDFFSANGDSASSSGNSPNHQKSNHSMEGAVDAHGESPTDTKKQLIELFRESLDSDDDGNSAAGSSKATPYRRHLPRKDVKAAESAQCCLPSLVRNMSFGERKKRLPSPAAQY; this is encoded by the exons atgggGAATTGTGTTACAGTTTACAAGAATAAAGATCCTGCAGACATTGATCTTAGTGCCCGAATTCAATCACCCATTAAGGAGAACAATGTTAGAAGGGAGCCCTCAATTGTTGGATACGATTCCAGGCTTCAGCCTTCATCTATGGAACAAGAAACTAGTTTACAAGAGATGG GTAACACAGAGGAGAGCTTTTTTGATTCACAACCTTCGTTAGAATCTGACTTTGAAGATTTCTTCAGTGCCAATGGTG ATTCCGCCTCTTCTTCGGGGAACAGTCCAAACCACCAGAAAAGCAACCATTCGATGGAGGGTGCGGTGGATGCACATGGGGAGTCTCCAACTGATACAAAGAAGCAACTAATCGAGTTATTTCGTGAGAGCTTGGATAGTGATGATGATGGAAACTCAGCTGCTGGAAGTAGTAAAGCGACACCATACAGGAGACACCTCCCAAGGAAAGACGTGAAAGCAGCGGAGTCTGCGCAGTGCTGCCTTCCAAGTTTGGTGCGGAACATGAGCTTTGGTGAAAGAAAGAAACGGCTACCAAGCCCTGCTGCCCAATATTAA